A single genomic interval of Flavihumibacter rivuli harbors:
- the istA gene encoding IS21 family transposase: protein MQQIRLLIQLQEKGFSFRAIAAELKLSRQPVTEYAKRLKGSGLSWEQLRQLPDAELSAIVYQPAVLPDLTDNIRRIEFNTRLAYFQSELKRTGVTKLLLWQEYKAECPDPYQYTQFCILLKEASKVAQASMHLVHDPAAMVMVDFAGDKMQYTDKYTGELIDCPVLVAVLPFSKYTFAMALPNASIPQVITAMNRCLLFFGGVPHSFKTDNMKQVVIKSCRYEPEFSVAMQQWAIHNNITLLATRVAKPRDKGAVENEVKIAYQRIYAPLRDKSFASIQELNAAILQQLTLHNEKLFQLKDHSRKQLFEEQEQGLLQPLPAESFVIKHQVLAKVQKNYHITLGEDFHHYSVPYQYIGKKVSVVYDADHVEIYYQQQRIALHRRSYSKHGITTTGTHMPDGHQNYATQQGYTPAYFLAKAASIGPAVQQYMEQVLKSRAYTEQTYNACRGILRLNLEYGPDRLQAACSWALTGAVFNYRTIQNILLTKQDQLYGQQPPNLFHLPEHPNLRGPDAYQ from the coding sequence ATGCAACAGATTCGATTACTGATTCAATTACAGGAAAAGGGGTTTTCTTTCCGCGCCATTGCTGCTGAACTCAAATTATCCCGGCAACCCGTTACCGAATATGCTAAACGCCTAAAGGGCTCCGGCTTATCCTGGGAGCAGCTTCGACAGCTTCCTGATGCTGAACTTTCTGCCATCGTATACCAGCCTGCTGTATTGCCGGATTTAACGGACAATATCCGCAGGATTGAGTTCAATACCCGGCTGGCATATTTTCAATCTGAACTCAAACGTACGGGCGTTACTAAACTTTTACTGTGGCAGGAATACAAAGCCGAATGTCCGGATCCTTACCAATATACCCAGTTTTGTATCCTACTGAAAGAGGCCAGTAAAGTTGCACAAGCATCCATGCACCTGGTGCATGATCCGGCTGCGATGGTGATGGTAGATTTTGCCGGAGATAAAATGCAGTATACAGATAAGTATACAGGAGAGCTTATCGATTGTCCGGTACTGGTAGCCGTTCTACCCTTTAGCAAGTACACCTTTGCCATGGCCCTGCCCAATGCCAGTATCCCTCAGGTTATTACAGCGATGAACCGTTGTTTGCTCTTCTTTGGTGGTGTACCACATAGCTTCAAAACAGATAATATGAAGCAGGTAGTCATCAAATCCTGCCGGTATGAACCTGAGTTCAGTGTTGCCATGCAGCAATGGGCCATCCACAACAATATTACTTTACTGGCTACCCGGGTTGCCAAACCCCGGGATAAGGGTGCTGTAGAAAATGAGGTCAAAATTGCGTATCAGCGTATTTATGCACCGCTACGCGACAAATCCTTTGCCAGTATCCAGGAACTCAATGCTGCTATTCTCCAACAACTTACGCTGCATAACGAAAAACTATTCCAGTTAAAAGACCACAGCCGGAAACAATTATTTGAAGAGCAGGAACAGGGGCTATTGCAACCCCTGCCAGCTGAATCTTTTGTAATCAAACACCAGGTGCTGGCAAAAGTCCAGAAGAACTACCATATTACCCTCGGTGAAGACTTCCATCATTACAGCGTTCCGTATCAGTACATTGGAAAAAAGGTGAGCGTTGTATATGATGCTGATCATGTTGAGATCTACTATCAGCAACAACGGATCGCGTTGCACCGGCGCAGTTACAGTAAGCACGGAATTACCACTACCGGTACGCATATGCCGGATGGGCATCAAAACTATGCAACACAACAAGGCTATACACCTGCCTACTTTTTAGCAAAAGCAGCCAGTATCGGTCCGGCTGTTCAACAATACATGGAACAAGTACTCAAAAGCAGAGCCTATACGGAACAAACCTATAATGCCTGCCGGGGTATCCTTCGATTGAACTTAGAATATGGCCCTGACCGGCTCCAGGCTGCCTGCAGCTGGGCATTAACAGGCGCTGTTTTTAATTATAGAACCATCCAGAATATTCTGCTCACCAAACAGGATCAACTCTACGGTCAGCAGCCACCCAACCTCTTCCATCTTCCGGAACACCCCAATCTCCGGGGACCGGATGCGTATCAATAA
- the istB gene encoding IS21-like element helper ATPase IstB, which translates to MNQQSTLDQLQDLKLLGMAKRYEAVLQQPIHQQPEAHALIASLTEAEAGYRIHQRTQLYLRLAKLRYNATPEQINCTPGRGFTKEMLIALSDGTYIEKAENLLITGATGCGKSYFACAMGRNACLLGHRTLYYSMNRFIEALAAARIDGTYIRWLNMIAKTPLLIIDDFGLQPLNHDMRLTLLQILEDRFAKGATIVTSQLPVSKWHEYINEPTLADAICDRLTANAHKIELKGESLRKKKNN; encoded by the coding sequence ATGAATCAGCAAAGTACGCTGGATCAACTTCAAGATCTCAAATTATTGGGCATGGCTAAACGCTATGAAGCCGTCTTGCAGCAACCCATTCACCAACAACCGGAAGCGCATGCCCTTATCGCATCCCTTACCGAAGCAGAGGCTGGTTATCGGATCCACCAACGAACCCAGCTCTATCTGCGATTAGCTAAACTTCGCTACAACGCCACACCAGAACAAATCAATTGTACACCTGGCAGAGGCTTTACGAAAGAAATGCTAATTGCACTCTCTGATGGCACCTACATTGAGAAAGCAGAAAACCTGTTGATCACCGGTGCAACAGGCTGCGGTAAAAGTTATTTTGCCTGCGCTATGGGAAGGAATGCCTGTTTGCTCGGCCACCGCACGCTGTATTATTCTATGAACCGGTTTATTGAGGCACTAGCTGCTGCTAGAATTGATGGAACTTACATCCGGTGGCTCAATATGATTGCTAAAACACCTTTATTGATTATTGATGACTTTGGGTTACAGCCGTTAAACCACGACATGAGGCTCACACTGCTGCAGATCCTGGAAGATCGCTTCGCGAAAGGAGCAACCATCGTAACCTCCCAACTTCCTGTAAGTAAATGGCACGAATACATAAATGAACCAACACTTGCTGATGCAATCTGTGACAGACTGACAGCAAATGCACACAAGATAGAATTGAAAGGAGAATCGTTACGAAAAAAGAAAAACAATTAA
- a CDS encoding DUF4279 domain-containing protein, which translates to MSCILWICGKNFDVDRFIEKSKIKPTRKSYKGQAKLKTNSDGEKLTQSLISIQTSKAEFDNLKKQISDTIRYLKRNKKKLAHINSTKGIDCAILDFGIDLKIDRKNILTQSEIFPNELLKLAGELGLDIELSLYPVDLQAILEKKYSKTKQKSE; encoded by the coding sequence ATGAGTTGCATATTATGGATCTGCGGAAAAAATTTTGACGTTGATCGCTTCATTGAAAAAAGCAAAATAAAACCAACTAGAAAAAGCTATAAAGGGCAAGCAAAACTCAAAACTAACTCAGACGGAGAAAAATTGACTCAATCATTAATATCTATTCAGACAAGTAAAGCAGAATTTGATAATCTGAAAAAGCAAATTAGTGATACAATTAGATACCTTAAAAGGAACAAGAAAAAACTTGCTCATATAAACTCTACAAAAGGAATTGATTGCGCTATTTTAGACTTTGGTATTGATTTAAAAATAGATAGGAAAAATATCCTAACACAATCAGAAATATTCCCAAATGAACTATTAAAACTTGCCGGAGAATTAGGTTTAGATATAGAACTTTCCCTTTATCCAGTTGATTTACAAGCCATATTAGAAAAGAAGTATTCCAAAACAAAGCAGAAAAGCGAATAA
- a CDS encoding serine hydrolase domain-containing protein has protein sequence MKYSRIFNNQFLLLLFITVLANSVYAQNLAKDIDSVILNVLKDKNGPGGAFMVAKNGKPIYEKAFGKANIEWNVDLTTESVFQLGSMTKQFTSIAILMLEEQGKLDTKQTVSKYIPDYPSGDSITLHHLLTHTSGIKDFTKMKTLGDIAQKEMTPKMMVDFFKNEPDDFKPGEKFEYNNSGYLLLGYIIEIVSGESYENYIQKNIFEKLGMNNSRYATDRQIITKRAYGYQKKETGYVNKTIINFSVPFASGALMSTLSDMLKWQNALNQNVLLKSENAQKAFTKYKLNNGEEFTYGYGWHIKDLKGTPSREHGGSIFGFKTMGVYVPSEDIYVIGLTNCDCNSPTQLVRDIAELTLKGYKK, from the coding sequence ATGAAATATTCAAGAATATTCAACAACCAATTCCTGCTCCTTCTATTTATTACTGTTCTGGCTAATAGTGTATATGCACAAAACCTTGCCAAAGACATTGATAGTGTCATTCTAAATGTGTTGAAAGATAAAAATGGGCCAGGAGGTGCTTTTATGGTTGCTAAGAATGGAAAGCCTATTTATGAAAAGGCATTTGGAAAAGCTAATATTGAATGGAATGTTGATCTAACAACTGAGAGTGTATTCCAATTAGGTTCTATGACAAAGCAATTTACATCTATTGCCATCTTAATGTTGGAAGAGCAAGGCAAGTTGGACACAAAGCAAACCGTTTCAAAATACATTCCAGATTATCCATCAGGCGACTCAATAACGCTGCATCATTTATTGACCCACACATCAGGCATTAAGGATTTTACAAAGATGAAAACTTTGGGAGACATTGCACAAAAGGAAATGACACCCAAAATGATGGTAGATTTTTTCAAGAATGAACCTGATGACTTTAAGCCAGGGGAGAAGTTTGAATACAATAATTCGGGTTACCTTCTTTTAGGATATATCATTGAAATAGTTTCCGGCGAATCGTACGAAAACTATATCCAGAAAAATATTTTTGAAAAGCTAGGAATGAATAATTCCCGTTATGCTACTGACAGGCAGATTATCACCAAAAGAGCTTATGGCTATCAAAAAAAGGAAACTGGATATGTGAATAAAACGATAATCAATTTTAGTGTTCCTTTTGCATCAGGTGCTTTGATGTCAACATTAAGCGATATGTTAAAATGGCAAAATGCCTTAAATCAAAATGTACTCTTAAAAAGTGAAAATGCTCAAAAGGCATTTACCAAATACAAATTAAACAATGGTGAAGAGTTCACTTATGGGTATGGATGGCATATAAAAGATTTAAAGGGAACACCGAGTAGGGAACACGGTGGGAGTATTTTTGGATTTAAGACAATGGGCGTATATGTCCCAAGTGAAGATATTTATGTAATTGGGTTAACCAATTGTGACTGCAATTCACCAACTCAACTTGTAAGGGACATAGCTGAATTGACCTTAAAAGGATATAAAAAATAA
- a CDS encoding GNAT family N-acetyltransferase, protein MITIYPISEESIGTSSRSLSRAFMNDPLQTYVFPTEREREQKSPAHFEAVLRYGNLFGEVYTTQNLEGAVVWLTPGSTDVTPEKAEKGGLGNIHALLGEDAANRFFSVMDFLDPFHKQDAPEPHWYTMVIGVDPAFSGLGLGKALMQHILTKAQGNQTSVYLETAQPSNIKFYSSLGFTVLRELTEPKSKLPLWTFKKDF, encoded by the coding sequence ATGATAACCATTTATCCCATTTCTGAAGAAAGTATCGGGACTTCTTCCCGATCATTGTCAAGAGCGTTCATGAATGATCCTTTGCAGACATATGTTTTTCCTACTGAAAGGGAAAGAGAGCAAAAATCTCCCGCTCATTTCGAAGCTGTCCTTCGATACGGGAACTTATTCGGAGAAGTTTATACCACGCAAAATTTGGAAGGCGCTGTGGTATGGCTGACGCCAGGCAGTACTGATGTCACACCTGAAAAAGCAGAAAAGGGAGGATTGGGGAATATACATGCCTTGCTCGGTGAGGATGCTGCAAACCGTTTTTTTAGCGTCATGGATTTTTTAGATCCTTTTCATAAACAAGATGCCCCGGAACCACATTGGTATACAATGGTTATTGGCGTTGATCCAGCTTTTAGCGGTTTAGGCTTAGGAAAAGCACTGATGCAACATATCTTGACAAAAGCCCAAGGCAATCAAACCAGTGTTTATTTAGAAACAGCACAACCATCTAATATTAAATTTTATTCAAGCCTTGGTTTTACAGTATTGAGAGAACTTACAGAGCCAAAAAGCAAACTTCCATTGTGGACGTTTAAGAAAGACTTTTGA